A portion of the Celeribacter baekdonensis genome contains these proteins:
- a CDS encoding efflux RND transporter permease subunit: MIRLFATHPTAANILMIILMGLGLLALPMLQRDTFPLVAPTDVEIRIPYPGAAPSEVETGICSVVEEPLLQIDNLDELTCLSQENAAVLTAVILEGADMTRFHNDIKDAVGGISTLPDKANDPITRVVERVASVASVALTGPDDPAVLFAYAQTFADRLRTDPEISQVTVNGFSDREIAINFDASSLERFGLDMSQITALLAKHSLDMPAGTLESTSGDAAIRFLAEKRTPAELETIPLISSAGGGHVRLGDVATVRAGFDDPSQASYFGQNRAAIVAVSKTASQDALKVKAALDRQVAEAQRDAPGNITLTISQDSTGNIRDRLRIIGSNGFQGLILVFFTMWLFFGFRMSFWVALGLPVSFLGAIFAMQLLGYTINMMTMVALLVAVGLLMDDAIVISENIVRRRQAGESARDAAVNGTRQVLPSVIASFLTTAMIVGPLAYMAGSIGAILKYIPIVLLITLTVSLVEAFLILPAHMRHALDRDMRPGRISRWVNGLFEHLRDRAIVPLAELALRYRYLTVGLTLFVILFSVAPYTGGFIKYQSFPTLESDTVEARLLLSQGAPLERTEQRVAKVIKALEQMNANWTPDQPGRQALVQSYTITYGVNSDAAGSGAHMATVSAALLPAGVRTTAVGDILSQWKKLTGPMPDMAALRFTDKERGAGGKPIDLRLTGDDLEELSVTARDIRRFFRDFDGVRDVTFDLQPGKPEIVVTLRAEVANALGVTPQAIGTELRAAFKGDSAVSFVDGYGQVDVIARLAANDRRSLSDILDLRIPGANGTPVALSAVADVRLTRGFDTITRVNGMRTVRVQGSIDPTIANARELMVALKSDYVPSLPERHPGVFVSILGEAQDTATTGASLGRNMIIGLIGVFLLLSFHLKSFLRPVAILAAIPLGLVGVVWGHMALGLQLSLPSLVGLATLAGIVVNDSILLDAFMQDKRNAGSGIVEAGREAVRERFRAIFLTSLTTIVGLGPLLFEQSTQAQFLRPIVASLAFGLTVATVLSLFVTPAVVAILDDLHFEKKRPIPRESGDQA; the protein is encoded by the coding sequence ATGATCCGCCTTTTCGCCACGCACCCGACAGCGGCCAATATCCTGATGATCATCCTCATGGGGCTGGGTCTTTTGGCCCTGCCGATGTTGCAACGCGACACCTTTCCTTTGGTCGCGCCAACGGATGTCGAAATTCGCATCCCCTATCCCGGTGCCGCCCCTTCTGAGGTCGAAACCGGGATTTGTAGCGTGGTTGAAGAACCGCTTTTGCAAATAGACAATTTGGATGAGCTGACTTGCCTGTCGCAAGAAAACGCCGCCGTGTTGACCGCTGTGATCCTTGAGGGGGCCGATATGACGCGGTTCCACAATGACATCAAAGACGCGGTCGGCGGCATTTCCACCCTGCCAGACAAAGCCAATGATCCGATCACTCGCGTGGTCGAACGCGTGGCATCTGTCGCCTCTGTCGCACTCACGGGGCCAGACGATCCGGCCGTGCTCTTTGCCTATGCCCAGACATTCGCAGATCGCCTGCGCACCGATCCCGAGATTTCTCAGGTCACAGTCAACGGTTTCTCGGACCGTGAAATTGCCATCAATTTCGATGCGTCCTCTCTCGAACGCTTCGGCCTCGACATGTCCCAAATCACCGCTCTTTTGGCCAAGCACAGCCTTGATATGCCCGCAGGCACGCTCGAAAGCACCTCTGGTGACGCGGCGATCCGGTTCTTGGCCGAAAAACGCACACCGGCGGAATTGGAAACCATCCCTTTGATCAGCAGTGCCGGCGGCGGCCATGTGCGCTTGGGCGATGTGGCCACGGTGCGCGCTGGCTTTGATGACCCGTCTCAGGCCAGCTATTTCGGCCAAAACCGCGCCGCGATTGTGGCCGTCAGTAAAACCGCGAGCCAAGACGCGCTCAAGGTCAAAGCCGCGCTCGACCGTCAAGTGGCCGAGGCGCAACGCGACGCACCCGGCAACATCACCCTCACCATTTCACAAGACTCAACCGGCAACATTCGCGACCGACTTCGGATCATCGGCTCAAACGGGTTTCAGGGGCTGATCTTGGTGTTCTTCACCATGTGGCTTTTTTTCGGATTTCGCATGTCGTTTTGGGTCGCCCTTGGGCTTCCGGTCTCTTTCCTTGGCGCGATCTTTGCGATGCAGCTTTTGGGCTACACCATCAACATGATGACCATGGTCGCGCTTTTGGTCGCGGTCGGTCTTTTGATGGACGATGCGATTGTGATTTCTGAAAACATCGTGCGCCGCCGCCAAGCCGGAGAAAGTGCCCGCGATGCGGCGGTCAATGGCACGCGTCAGGTGTTGCCCAGTGTCATTGCGTCATTTTTGACCACCGCGATGATCGTTGGCCCGCTTGCCTATATGGCGGGTAGCATTGGCGCGATCCTGAAATACATTCCGATTGTGCTGTTGATCACTCTGACCGTCAGTTTGGTTGAGGCATTTTTGATCCTGCCCGCACATATGCGTCATGCGCTGGACCGCGATATGCGTCCGGGGCGGATCAGCCGTTGGGTCAACGGCCTGTTTGAGCACCTCAGAGATCGCGCCATCGTACCTTTGGCCGAGCTGGCGCTGCGCTATCGCTATCTGACGGTGGGGCTGACGCTGTTTGTCATTCTGTTTTCCGTGGCGCCCTATACTGGCGGTTTCATCAAATATCAAAGCTTCCCGACACTTGAGAGTGACACCGTCGAAGCGCGGCTGTTGCTGTCACAAGGCGCGCCTTTGGAGCGGACCGAGCAACGGGTGGCAAAGGTCATCAAAGCCCTTGAACAGATGAACGCCAACTGGACGCCGGATCAACCGGGCAGGCAGGCTTTGGTGCAAAGCTACACGATCACCTATGGCGTCAATTCGGACGCGGCGGGATCAGGTGCGCATATGGCCACGGTCAGTGCCGCGCTTTTGCCCGCTGGCGTGCGAACAACGGCGGTCGGGGACATTCTCAGCCAATGGAAAAAACTCACAGGCCCGATGCCCGACATGGCCGCGCTGCGCTTTACTGACAAAGAACGCGGGGCGGGCGGTAAACCGATTGACCTGCGTTTGACCGGCGATGATTTGGAGGAGCTTTCCGTCACCGCGCGTGACATTCGGCGGTTTTTCCGCGACTTTGACGGCGTGCGCGATGTCACCTTTGATTTGCAACCCGGCAAGCCCGAAATCGTCGTGACCCTGCGCGCTGAGGTCGCCAATGCCCTCGGCGTGACGCCGCAAGCCATCGGGACCGAACTGCGCGCGGCCTTCAAGGGCGACAGTGCCGTGAGTTTCGTTGATGGGTACGGGCAGGTCGATGTTATTGCCCGCCTTGCGGCAAACGATCGGCGCAGCCTATCCGACATCCTTGACCTGCGCATCCCCGGCGCGAATGGCACCCCTGTGGCGCTGAGCGCCGTGGCTGATGTGCGCCTGACGCGCGGGTTTGACACGATCACGCGGGTCAACGGCATGCGCACGGTGCGGGTGCAAGGCTCGATTGATCCAACCATCGCCAATGCGCGCGAACTGATGGTCGCGCTCAAATCGGATTATGTACCATCGCTCCCCGAACGCCACCCCGGTGTCTTTGTTTCGATCTTGGGTGAGGCCCAAGATACGGCCACCACCGGAGCCTCGCTGGGCCGCAATATGATCATCGGATTGATCGGGGTTTTCCTGCTCTTGTCGTTTCATCTCAAAAGCTTTCTACGCCCCGTCGCCATTCTCGCCGCCATCCCGCTTGGACTGGTCGGCGTGGTTTGGGGGCATATGGCCTTGGGATTGCAACTGTCGCTGCCAAGTCTTGTGGGATTGGCGACGCTGGCCGGGATTGTGGTCAACGACTCGATCCTTTTGGATGCTTTCATGCAAGACAAACGGAACGCGGGGAGTGGGATCGTCGAGGCCGGGCGCGAGGCGGTGCGGGAGCGGTTTCGCGCGATTTTCCTAACGTCTTTGACGACGATTGTCGGGCTTGGGCCGTTGCTTTTTGAACAAAGCACACAGGCGCAGTTTCTACGCCCGATTGTCGCCAGCCTGGCCTTTGGCCTGACGGTTGCGACGGTTTTGTCGCTGTTTGTGACGCCCGCTGTGGTCGCGATTTTGGATGATCTGCACTTTGAAAAAAAGCGCCCGATCCCGCGCGAGAGCGGGGATCAGGCGTAG